The nucleotide sequence gcttattTTGCTGATAAGTCataactgaaagtactgttggctgatttggtgtgacagaaaaatattattcgttgactgaaaaagtacggcttataagtcaaacaagcccaaacaatcCGGACGAAAAAAAGGCAATGGAAAAGGAACTCGATCTTGTGCGAGCAAGATCACTGTCAAGATAACGATAACGATACCATCATCATCAATTCATCATCGAAGGAAGGCGAGACGAAACACGGCAGTGTGCGTGCATGATATGATAAAAACGCACTACTAATTTACAAATCCTTAGCGGCTTTCGTTGGTTCCACGTCACCAAAGACGAATGGATCAATAATCATGCTGTTCTACACTTCTATGGCGCGCGCGCACTGACACACTGCGTGCGTTATCACAACATCCAATGCTGCCGGAGCTGGAGGCGGGTGAGCAAGCGAGTGAGTAGGACTTAGTCATCACCATCAAGCATCAAGCCAAGCGCGTCAGCTCCTCGATTACGCTGCGCCTACGCGTCGtctctctgctctgctctgctccagTCGATATCCCATCGGAACTATCTCTCCGCGCCCAATTCTTTCTGAGCCCCCACCCCAGGTCGGCCCTCGAAGGAGGCGGCGCGGCGAGCGATGGAAGGCACCGTGCTGTGCGCGGCGAACCACGCGCCGCTGACGCCCATCAGCTTCCTGGAGCGCACCGCGCTCGTCTACCCCGACcgccccgccgtcgtcgccgcgggccacgccgccgcgccgccgccgccgcgcacctgGCGGGAGACCCGGGACCGCTGCCTCCGCCTCGCCGCCGCGCTCGCGGGGCTCGGCGTCGCGCGCCGCGACGTGGTGAGTCCCTCTCTCTCCAGCCGTTTGTGCCTTCCTCTCCtctgctctcttcttcttcttcttccgtgcCACGGAGCGGTAGATTGATTCGCCCATTATTTACCTACCGCCGTCCAAGCATTCACTTTTACTGCTGTTGCTGTTCTTGGTTGAAAAAGGCTCCGTTTTAATTCCGTTTCTCGATGCGAGTAGGTAGATAGTGTTCTTGCCCGAATTCATCAAATCTTGAACGGCTTGAATTTGCTTGCGAATTGTGCTCGGACCGAATATCGTTTCATCAGTAAGAAGCTGCTACGAGTAGGTTCAGCAATCCAAAATTGAATTGGCCGATCCTCAATCGCAGCTGCCGTTGCTGCCCCGTGCAGGTTGCGGTGTTCGCGCAGAACATCCCGGCCTTCTGCGAGCTCCACTTCGGCATCCCCATGGCCGGCGCCGTCATTTGCGCTCTCAACTCGCGCCTCGACGCCGGCATGGCCTCCGTGCTGCTGCAGCACTCGGAGGCCAAGGTCGTCTTCGTGGACGCCGCGCTGCTCGGCGTCGCCCGAGAAGCGCTCCGCCTCATCTCCCAGCAGGCCGGAGCAAGCAGGGTGCCCACCGTGGTGCTAATCAACGAGGTCCTCGACGAGCCGCCACCGCCATCGACAACGACAGACTTTCCCGGAGGCGATCGGTGCTACGAGTACGAGGCGCTCCTGACCAGCGGCGGCGTCGGCGCCGGGTCGTCGGAGTTCACGATCCGGTGGCCGGGCGACGAGAATGAGCCGATCGCGCTCAACTACACGTCGGGGACGACGTCGCGGCCCAAGGGCGTGGTGTACACGCACCGCGGCGCGTACCTGAACACGCTGGCGTCGGTGCTCCTCAACGACATGACGGCGCTGCCGGTGTACCTGTGGACGGTGCCCATGTTCCACTGCAACGGGTGGTGCCTGGTGTGGGGCGTGGCGGCGCAGGGCGGCACCAACGTGTGCCTGCGCAAGGTCACCTCCGCCGCCATCTTCGCCGCCGTGGCGGCGCACGGCGTGACGCACATGGGCGGCGCGCCCACGGTGCTGAGCATGGTGGTGAACGCCACGGCGGAGGAGCGGCGGCCGCTGAGTTTGACACCCGGCGGGAGGAGAGGGAGGCCGGTGACGGTGATGACGggcggcgcgccgccgccgccgcaggtgcTGTTCCGGATGGAGGAGCTGGGGTTCCTGGTGATCCACTCGTACGGGCTGACGGAGACGTACGGTCCCGCCACGGTGTGCACGTGGCGGCCGGAGTGGGACGCGCTACCAGCGGCGGAGCGCGCGGCGATCAAGTCCCGGCAGGGGCTCCACCACCTGGGGCTAGAGGTGGACGTGAAGGACCCAGCGACGATGACGAGCGTCCCCGCCGACGGGCGCACCATGGGGGAGGTGATGTTCCGGGGCAACACGGTGATGAGCGGGTACTACAAggacgcggcggcgacggcggaggccATGTCCGGCGGGTGGCTGCGGTCAGGGGACCTGGCGGTGCGGCACGCCGACGATGGGTACGTGAAGATCCTGGACCGGTCCAAGGACATCATCATCTCGGGCGGGGAGAACATCAGCACCATCGACGTGGAGGCGGCGCTGTTCGCGCACCCGGCCGTGGCGGAGGCCGCCGTCGTGGGCCGCCCCGACGAGTACTGGGGCGAGACGCCGTGCGCGTTCGTCACGCTCAAGGAGGGTGCGTCGGGGGAGGGCGTGGGCGCGGAGGAGGTC is from Miscanthus floridulus cultivar M001 chromosome 7, ASM1932011v1, whole genome shotgun sequence and encodes:
- the LOC136462483 gene encoding butanoate--CoA ligase AAE1-like — protein: MEGTVLCAANHAPLTPISFLERTALVYPDRPAVVAAGHAAAPPPPRTWRETRDRCLRLAAALAGLGVARRDVVAVFAQNIPAFCELHFGIPMAGAVICALNSRLDAGMASVLLQHSEAKVVFVDAALLGVAREALRLISQQAGASRVPTVVLINEVLDEPPPPSTTTDFPGGDRCYEYEALLTSGGVGAGSSEFTIRWPGDENEPIALNYTSGTTSRPKGVVYTHRGAYLNTLASVLLNDMTALPVYLWTVPMFHCNGWCLVWGVAAQGGTNVCLRKVTSAAIFAAVAAHGVTHMGGAPTVLSMVVNATAEERRPLSLTPGGRRGRPVTVMTGGAPPPPQVLFRMEELGFLVIHSYGLTETYGPATVCTWRPEWDALPAAERAAIKSRQGLHHLGLEVDVKDPATMTSVPADGRTMGEVMFRGNTVMSGYYKDAAATAEAMSGGWLRSGDLAVRHADDGYVKILDRSKDIIISGGENISTIDVEAALFAHPAVAEAAVVGRPDEYWGETPCAFVTLKEGASGEGVGAEEVMAFCRARLPRYMAPRTVVFVAELPKTATGKVQKFALRELAKAMGSISSSISSSKKPGGSGTRSKL